The following coding sequences lie in one Lolium perenne isolate Kyuss_39 chromosome 2, Kyuss_2.0, whole genome shotgun sequence genomic window:
- the LOC127330821 gene encoding uncharacterized protein — protein MTDKGNQILKVSESVIGRPLDEHTSSNLEKDCFKISFVIFVMGHLLAPSTKHDNRSIDFWSALSNTDNIQDFNWCEYVLQDLFAAVKTVKDDIANNRPTTHLYGCHLWAQIFYLDNLDLGIFNLRHSVMPRVAAFDDTQMRRMILQCSTTVNGVEQWSGATVRDASQICYMRAIADSPPDQITPTMSRSRPPVFPHHAPNLADAHISHTGSALTKPCPTIPSTQLLTASDYATYMKDMYPLLASSELGIILKQHNALGVQQANAVRNNSINESTRFLDKLVQVLSDTCICCSLRSLPCLVQQRHQNSHSNPSASNLFRRRLDQADSDADSSSTRSTKRCRPAETPDTAPQKDQQGIQSERTDSGSSYLTPKDKIIRHKNTRDVKIKNWASSVRDSILMYNDDTSTPPHAVLIGQTADPPTKLCAKHTHYAIDHWAALVDVEYQSIAQQDKLSFIVMSIPQPNGPRSFMSHPHPRFISMPIKTIVDQLVGHTFLEHELCCLIIRRLRQLDTTVLYTTTEGAWRHWFEVDFSTNILSGEKAWDIKSVQDQFIGHGVSYNIALCRLFHVPVILATGWCIYSWDMQKKNHTHF, from the exons ATGACCGACAAGGGTAACCAGATTTTGAAAGTATCTGAAAGTGTTATAGGTAGGCCGTTGGACGAGCACACATCCAGCAACCTAGAGAAAGATTGTTTCAAAATttcatttgtcatttttgtgatgGGACACTTGCTTGCGCCATCCACCAAGCACGACAACAGATCAATAGACTTCTGGAGCGCACTCTCCAATACTGACAACATCCAAGATTTCAACTGGTGCGAGTATGTTCTTCAAGATCTGTTCGCTGCCGTCAAAACCGTCAAAGATGACATTGCCAACAACCGCCCCACGACCCACCTGTACGGATGCCATCTGTGGGCACAGATTTTCTACCTCGACAACCTTGATCTAGGAATTTTTAACCTCCGACATTCAGTCATGCCCCGTGTAGCTGCATTCGACGACACTCAGATGAGGCGCATGATATTGCAGTGCTCAACCACAGTGAACGGTGTTGAGCAATGGAGCGGTGCAACC GTCCGTGATGCGTCGCAAATATGTTATATGAGGGCCATAGCTGACTCCCCTCCAGACCAGATCACTCCAACCATGTCCAGAAGCAGGCCGCCTGTTTTCCCGCACCATGCGCCTAATTTAGCCGATGCGCACATATCTCACACTGGTTCAGCACTAACCAAGCCGTGCCCGACTATTCCAAGCACGCAGCTACTCACAGCTTCTGACTATGCCACCTACATGAAAGACATGTATCCACTCCTG GCATCTAGTGAGCTAGGTATCATACTGAAGCAGCACAATGCGCTTGGTGTACAGCAAGCAAATGCTGTCAGGAACAACAGCATaaatgagagcacgcgcttcctcGACAAATTAGTCCAAGTCCTGTCGGACACATGCATTTGTTGCAGCCTCCGCTCTTTGCCTTGCTTAGTGCAGCAGAGACATCAGAACTCACACTCAAACCCCTCTGCGAGCAATTTGTTCAGACGCAGGCTCGACCAAGCCGATTCTGATG CTGACAGCTCATCGACAAGGAGCACGAAGAGATGCAGACCTGCAGAAACTCCTGATACGGCGCCACAGAAAGACCAACAAGGAATACAATCAG AACGGACAGATTCTGGGTCTTCATACCTCACACCAAAAGACAAGATCATCCGCCACAAGAATACAAGGGACGTCAAGATAAAAAACTGGGCAAGCTCTGTCCGTGACTCAATTCTGATGTACAATGACGACACAAGCACACCTCCACATGCAGTTTTAATAGGGCAGACAGCAGACCCACCCACCAAATTATGTGCTAAGCACACACATTACGCGATTGATCACTGGGCTGCTCTGGTCGATGTCGAGTACCAATCAATAGCACAGCAAGACAAGCTGTCTTTTATTGTCATGTCTATTCCTCAACCAAACGGCCCAAG GTCGTTCATGTCCCACCCACACCCCAGGTTCATCTCAATGCCGATAAAAACCATCGTGGACCAACTGGTTGGCCACACATTTCTTGAACACGAGCTTTGCTGCCTCATCATCCGCCGTCTGCGCCAGCTTGACACGACAGTTTTATATACCACCACAGAGGGAGCATGGCGCCACTGGTTCGAAGTTGATTTCTCG ACAAACATCCTATCAGGCGAGAAGGCGTGGGACATTAAATCTGTTCAGGATCAGTTTATCGGCCACGGGGTTTCGTATAACATAGCACTCTGCCGCCTG TTCCATGTGCCAGTAATCCTAGCGACTGGGTGGTGTATATATTCATGggatatgcaaaaaaaaaatcatacaCATTTTTGA
- the LOC127336929 gene encoding uncharacterized protein, with protein MNRVAPPVATASEVVLPARTATTSLLVPTILDESLGSVVGKIACGSSEEWDDDLEDSADSKTVIVRVLGGDVLVITKIIKRNLTLEFEMEALSAAAEPACSSTGSSNGPNWSDEHMDAEGEESIRAPKRMKK; from the exons ATGAATCGGGTAGCTCCACCGGTGGCCACTGCATCTGAAGTTGTGCTGCCGGCAAGGACGGCCACTACAAGCCTGCTTGTGCCTACCATTTTGGATGAG AGTCTGGGATCGGTGGTGGGGAAGATAGCATGCGGAAGCAGTGAGGAGTGGGATGACGATCTTGAG GATTCTGCTGATTCGAAAACTGTGATTGTTCGTGTTCTGGGAGGGGATGTGCTTGTCATCACCAAGATCATCAAG AGGAACCTGACTCTGGAATTCGAGATGGAGGCACTGAGTGCAGCGGCAGAGCCGGCATGCTCGTCAACTGGATCGAGCAATGGCCCAAACTGGTCAGACGAACACATGGATGCTGAAGGAGAAGAATCAATCCGGGCTCCAAAACGGATGAAAAAATAA
- the LOC127336930 gene encoding protein ANTAGONIST OF LIKE HETEROCHROMATIN PROTEIN 1-like codes for MVAARGNRSRHPPATRPRPPPPPPPQLTALLADLASAVSLALRFASDRDLLLRPAQALALDPLLLAAARAVSRLLALLPLHLQTITLTSLSLSPPAPPPSSLPSSWFLRLLSSPHQDTAWRDAFRMSRPAFFHLLHCLSLSDPATSPSSSTTLSLPPDHKLGAALYRLAHGAPARAVARRFGLPSPAAAARAFYEVCRAVADRLAALLDLAAPDRISRAVPGFCALSLPNCCGALGYARFGAAAVTAQALVDAEGRFLDVSVGWDPSAPPPEILPRTKLYAAQALVLSNAPQGELIGGSVPRYFLAPACCPLLPWLVTPYRDTSVASRHDDMSSSSSKERIFNSVHAHGAQLVRNAFAHVRARWRLLGEPWKGDCQEALPYVVVAGCLLHNFLVKLGEPLPDDGAPVDAGDDVFVDFQGDNDREGERIRDVLAVHLSLLSRTQRQSVSSL; via the coding sequence ATGGTCGCCGCCCGTGGCAACCGCTCCCGCCATCCTCCTGCGACGCgtccccgcccgccgccgccgccgccgccgcagctgacggcgctgctggcggacctGGCCTCCGCGGTCTCCCTGGCGCTGCGCTTCGCGTCGGACCGGGACCTCCTGCTGCGGCCCGCCCAGGCGCTGGCGCTCGACCCGCTGCTCCTCGCCGCCGCGCGCGCCGTCTCCCGCCTCCTCGCCCTCCTCCCGCTCCACCTCCAGACCATCACCCTcacctccctctccctctccccgcCGGCCCCGCCGCCCTCCTCGCTCCCCTCCTCCTGGTTCCTCCGCCTCCTCTCCTCCCCCCACCAAGACACCGCCTGGCGCGACGCCTTCCGCATGTCCCGCCCCGCCTTCTTCCACCTCCTCCACTGCCTCTCCCTCTCCGACCCCGCCAcatccccctcctcctccaccaccctcTCCCTCCCACCCGACCACAAGCTCGGCGCCGCGCTGTACCGCCTGGCCCACGGCGCCCCAGCACGGGCCGTGGCGCGCCGCTTCGGCCTcccctcccccgccgccgccgcgcgggcCTTCTACGAGGTCTGCCGCGCCGTCGCCGACCGCCTCGCGGCCCTGCTCGACCTGGCCGCGCCCGACCGCATCTCCCGCGCCGTGCCCGGCTTCTGCGCGCTCTCCCTCCCCAACTGCTGCGGCGCGCTCGGCTACGCGCGCTTCGGGGCGGCCGCCGTCACCGCGCAGGCGCTCGTCGACGCCGAGGGCCGCTTCCTCGACGTCTCCGTGGGGTGGGACCCCTCGGCGCCGCCCCCCGAGATCCTGCCGCGGACCAAGCTCTACGCCGCGCAGGCACTCGTCCTCTCCAACGCGCCCCAGGGCGAGCTCATCGGCGGCTCCGTGCCGCGCTACTTCCTCGCGCCCGCCTGCTGCCCGCTGCTCCCCTGGCTCGTCACGCCATACAGAGACACCAGCGTCGCCTCCAGACACGACGacatgtcgtcgtcgtcgtccaagGAGAGGATCTTCAACAGCGTGCACGCGCACGGGGCGCAGCTCGTCAGGAACGCCTTCGCCCATGTGCGCGCGCGCTGGCGCCTTCTCGGGGAACCCTGGAAGGGCGACTGCCAGGAGGCGCTGCCGtacgtcgtcgtcgccggctgcCTTCTGCACAACTTTCTCGTCAAGCTCGGCGAGCCCTTGCCAGATGATGGTGCTCCGGTGGACGCCGGCGACGACGTCTTTGTGGACTTCCAGGGAGACAATGACAGGGAAGGGGAGAGGATCCGGGATGTTCTTGCTGTGCACTTGAGCCTGCTAAGCCGCACCCAGAGACAGTCAGTCAGCAGTTTGTGA
- the LOC127336927 gene encoding protein FAR1-RELATED SEQUENCE 5-like, whose protein sequence is MTMGESSSGGQTEGCRVDDAFLDTTNGLCTVHECSESEAVEELPRPVPEMENTARAAHAHGTTATTENQGWNRRPRHGKMPDERGVSPDRVSALEKAFRGFADRGANAVVLPSVGLTFDSIGEAYDFYNLYSWEVGFGIRYGKSRSNVKGTRSMQELLCVCSGKPKNENTTSSRCQCPALVRLLRTDDQGWFICEYRGTHNHRLLSTCAEKLHFPSHRHIDKYTRDLVAQLRANNVNLSKVYSIIGTFFGKLENVPFTKRCLKTLCGKISQEQADDDVKKTMEMFSELKASDSEFTYQVQVDDESRIRTLIWTNGRSKLQYHHFGDVVTFDTTYKTNLYDMPFGLFVGVNNHFQSVIYAGVLMRDETVQSFEWVFREFVRLMGGKTPITILTDQARAMELAISSVMPDATHRWCKWHVLRKAKESLGTHYSKKSNFRLDFHNLVDEMLTVEEFEAGWKEIMERYGLAGNTFLIQAYEVRHKWAKPYFSGKFCAKQTSTQRSESANHMLKSYVPPACPMNIFVKQYGKLQYDREQEEGFQEKRTRLGGAVIKSNLPIERHASKVYTRTMFEMFGRVLFVAGSYEVEEVEPKKKYVAAHINPDAMKEWYKSRFVVEVHDDCSYFVCECGRFEHMGMICCHILKVMIFLRIRAIPSLHIVKRWTVDARDILPDHIKHYQKDMGPPEASTFRHSAMYITALELVHMGDSNPDSFECVMTGLCELKAKAASLCEAKDGKSMVEKSKEASGSITASLDSMQSRLSSKKAKVVTSRKSAQVCSGDGSFVQGGCSVLVEEDYGEVSSTLGAGLLLPPERRLKRGHPSTARDKPPYETTGKRSRFCSICRGKGHKSTTCPERGDTPVKPRKEAQCSNCGITGHRKTSCSKPLFSSVEGVAHMTG, encoded by the exons ATGACCATGGGGGAGAGCAGCTCGGGTGGACAAACCGAAGGCTGCCG TGTCGACGATGCTTTTCTGGACACTACCAATGGACTGTGTACGGTGCATGAGTGTTCAGAAAGCGAAGCGGTGGAAGAACTACCAAGACCTGTACCAGAAATGGAAAATACCGCCCGAGCTGCTCACGCCCACGGAACCACAGCCACAACTGAAAATCAGGGATGGAACAGAAG GCCTCGGCACGGAAAAATGCCTGATGAGCGGGGGGTCTCACCGGACCGTGTGTCAGCGCTGGAGAAAGCATTTAGAGGATTTGCTGACCGGGGGGCAAATGCGGTGGTGCTACCATCTGTAGGCCTGACTTTTGATTCTATCGGAGAAGCTTATGACTTTTACAACTTGTATTCCTGGGAGGTTGGATTTGGTATAAGGTATGGCAAAAGCAGAAGCAATGTGAAGGGCACGAGGTCAATGCAGGAACTGCTCTGCGTTTGTTCG GGCAAGCCAAAGAATGAAAATACTACATCTAGCCGGTGCCAGTGTCCGGCGCTTGTCAGGCTCCTAAGGACAGATGACCAAGGTTGGTTTATATGTGAGTACAGGGGGACGCACAACCACAGGTTGTTGAGCACATGCGCGGAGAAGCTGCACTTCCCTTCGCACAGACACATTGACAAGTACACACGAGATTTGGTCGCTCAGCTCCGTGCGAACAATGTTAACCTCAGCAAGGTGTACAGCATAATAGGGACTTTTTTTGGAAAACTCGAGAATGTCCCGTTCACGAAGAGGTGCCTGAAGACGCTTTGTGGTAAGATCAGTCAAGAACAGGCAGATGACGATGTCAAGAAAACCATGGAGATGTTCTCGGAGTTGAAGGCAAGTGACAGCGAGTTCACGTACCAGGTACAAGTTGATGATGAGAGTAGGATACGTACCCTGATATGGACCAACGGACGGAGCAAGCTTCAGTACCACCATTTTGGGGATGTCGTCACATTTGACACGACTTACAAGACAAACTTGTATGATATGCCATTTGGGCTTTTTGTTGGTGTCAACAACCATTTCCAGAGTGTGATATATGCTGGGGTTTTGATGCGGGACGAGACGGTTCAGAGCTTCGAGTGGGTCTTCCGTGAATTTGTTAGGTTGATGGGTGGGAAAACGCCAATAACAATCTTGACAG ACCAGGCAAGAGCTATGGAACTTGCAATAAGCAGTGTAATGCCGGATGCTACCCATCGTTGGTGCAAATGGCATGTGCTTCGGAAAGCAAAGGAGTCGCTTGGCACCCACTACAGCAAGAAATCAAACTTCAGGCTGGATTTccacaaccttgttgatgagaTGCTGACAGTGGAGGAGTTTGAGGCTGGGTGGAAGGAGATCATGGAGAGGTATGGGTTGGCAGGCAATACATTTCTAATACAGGCTTATGAGGTCAGACACAAGTGGGCAAAGCCATATTTCAGCGGCAAGTTCTGTGCAAAACAGACAAGCACTCAACGAAGCGAGAGCGCAAACCACATGCTTAAAAGTTATGTGCCACCTGCTTGTCCGATGAATATTTTTGTTAAGCAATACGGGAAACTGCAGTACGACCGTGAGCAGGAGGAGGGTTTTCAAGAGAAGAGGACAAGGCTG GGTGGGGCTGTCATAAAGTCCAATCTACCAATTGAGAGGCATGCCAGCAAGGTGTACACACGCACGATGTTCGAGATGTTTGGTAGAGTCTTATTTGTTGCCGGCTCGTACGAGGTAGAGGAGGTCGAACCTAAGAAGAAATATGTAGCCGCGCACATCAATCCAGATGCAATGAAAGAATGGTACAAGAGCAGGTTTGTTGTCGAGGTGCATGATGATTGCTCGTATTTTgtgtgtgagtgcggaagatTTGAGCATATGGGCATGATCTGCTGTCACATTCTAAAG GTCatgattttcctgcggatccgcGCAATACCATCCTTGCACATTGTAAAGAGGTGGACGGTTGACGCTAGGGACATATTACCCGATCACATTAAACATTATCAGAAGGACATGGGTCCGCCCGAAGCATCTACCTTCAGACACTCTGCTATGTATATAACCGCACTGGAGTTGGTGCACATGGGGGACAGCAACCCGGATTCTTTCGAATGCGTCATGACAGGTCTGTGTGAgctcaaagcaaaagctgcatcgCTATGCGAGGCGAAGGATGGGAAGAGCATGGTGGAGAAGTCGAAAGAGGCATCAGGAAGCATTACTGCTTCATTAGACTCCATGCAATCAAGGTTGTCGAGCAAGAAAGCGAAGGTAGTAACATCCCGTAAGTCAGCCCAGGTGTGCTCCGGGGATGGTTCTTTTGTGCAAGGAGGGTGCAGTGTTCTTGTAGAAGAAGACTATGGAGAGGTGTCATCTACACTCGGAGCTGGCCTGCTGTTGCCACCGGAAAGGAGGCTGAAGCGGGGGCATCCAAGCACCGCCAGAGACAAGCCGCCTTATGAGACTACAGGCAAAAGGTCGAGGTTCTGTAGTATATGTCGTGGCAAGGGGCACAAGAGCACGACCTGCCCCGAGAGGGGAGACACTCCGGTGAAACCAAGGAAAGAAGCGCAGTGCAGCAATTGTGGGATCACAGGCCACAGGAAGACTAGCTGCTCGAAGCCACTCTTCAGTTCAGTTGAAGGGGTTGCACACATGACGGGGTAG